The Sphaerodactylus townsendi isolate TG3544 linkage group LG02, MPM_Stown_v2.3, whole genome shotgun sequence DNA segment TAAAAACGCAGTATTCAAAAACTGTCCCTTATGCACATTTTAGGCAAACAATTATTGCATAGTAAATTACCCATTCATTCAAACTAGAAATGATACCTGAGAGAgctcatcatcttcatcatcaaaaGTGAAGGCTTTACACTTGGAACTGTGCCAGTATTCTTCCTCATCAACCTTCATTCTATTCAtctaagaaaaaagaagaagggctTTAAAAATCTACAAGTACTTTTCTCCTTTGGTCAATTCATACAAACCCTGGATCAGAtcattctaaaacagtggttctcaaccttcctaatgccgcgaccctttaatacagttcctcatgttgtggtgacccccaaccctaacatttatccattttacagatggagaacactgatgcaggttttacgtgacccctgtgaaagggtaatttgacccccaaagaggttgcgacccacaggttgagaaccactgttctaaaaattcAGTAGCCAAAAGGCAATacataaaagaaacagaagatttaATGAAAATGTATATGGAGTGAAAAGATATGACTGAGGGTATGCTCTACCACTTCACCTTAAAGAGACCATACAAATATACATTCAAAACTTCCCACCAACTTTAACAGAATTCACAGGTAAGTGTGAAAGGCAGGCATTAACAGAAGAGAGATTTTAAgtttgctattttgtttttggttctaACTATTATTGTAGGCCATATTGAACCAGAAAAGGctgaatataaatgttttaattaataaatttaaaaatgaaagatttgTTTTGTGCTActactttccagaaacaaaatggattAACAAATAATCCAGATGTTGCTGAACGTAAAATATAGCCTCAGaagtgattggggagggggggttgctacTATACTCTATTTTAGAATCAAATATTTGCACATAGTGTATGCCATGGTGGTTTAACAGGCCAGCCTAAGGATGTATCTTGTTATCAAGGTTCCATTTTCATTCATATTTTTTCCCTCCACGTTCTTGAAATGGGACCAACTTCTCATTTCCTATAGTTGTAGGGTCAGAAAACACTTGTCTTGTGCTTGGTTAAGAATGGCCAGGAAGGAACTTGTTAGCTGGTCATCACTAACCAAATACAAAAAAGTCAACATTGTGAGCTGGAGTACACACAATTTCTTCAGTGAGGAAAGCAGCAGTCTCAGAAAGAAGCCAGATCAATCCTGTAAACAAACACCCTAACAATTAACCAATGAACCTTTAGCACAAAGAGGACCATGCTTTATTAGCTCTGTGCCATATTTATTCTCTGCAGAGATCATTACATTATTAGGACAGTAAGAACTCAGGTTATTTGGAATTGCCCATCAGAGCAATGTGCTATTGATTATCCAACCTGATCCCAAATAAACCTTATGCTTGCCTTGGGACTTTCGCTGTTTCCTGATTTGGGAATATCCCTGGACCTTGAACTGCCTCCTCACTCCCTTTGGCCAGTCATGTGACATCCCTGACTTCCCACTTTGTCCTCTCACCTCTTTCCAAgcctagaaaaaaatattttatttctcatcCTGCTTGCCCCATAAATAAAGCCAGAGCTGGAACCTGGTGCATTATGTTCCTTGTCCCAGGTCAAGAAATATGTACTTGGATATCATGCATTCTGCCTTGTGTCTGCTTGGCTGTCAGGTGAGATGCAAAGCATTTGCTCTGGAAACACAAAGTGGAATGTTCCTTCCGATTAGGGTTATCTGCTGTCCATACATTTGAGCTACAACCTTGGGATTTAGACTATGAACATGGATGAGTAGCTATAGCTTCATTTCATACAGCTTCACTAACCTTTGTTTCGGTTTTTACTCTATTGTTTCCAAGCACCTCACTCCTTTGTTGGAGCCCATACAGTCATGCTGTCAGTCACTGCCCAGGCTGAGGGTGTTTCTTTAAGGCAGGAGCTCCTTTAGcatgaagtggggggaaagcaacaggaaaattTATACCTTTCACTCAGACTATTTGGCTTAGCCTGAATAGTTTCAATCACACCAACAAAAGCCCAATCTTTCATTCATGTACATGCCATCTTTAACTGCACGCCTGATCAATTTGCTCAGTTATGTTGGACTAAAACAGCAAACCACCCAAAAGCCACCAGAGATTGTGACAGCATGTAAAGCTTAGGGTCAAAACAGACCTACAAGCAAGTTTCTTACTACCCACATTTGGCCAGTTCTGTTTCTCCCCAAACTtgctcagcacacacacacacaccgccccatAATAGTCAACATACAGAGCTAAATGGAATTGATTTTGGACAAACCCAAAGGCAAAGAGGCAACTAAGCACTCCGGTTAATTCAGTTTGCATGAATCTTCCTTAGGGTGCACAGGATAAAAATCTATGTTCTCCAAACAAGGAACGCCTGAATGAATGTAGGTAACACTGGATATCCACCTCACTAGGAAAAAACACATACCCTTAAAAGAGCAGATCGTCAGGAATGGGAACTACCAGGTATCCGATCATGCAGTCTCCCAATCCATATTCTGTGCTGTACTCGCCTTCCTCTGGACAGAACTACATTGCTAGGTCCCCTGCTTCTCAAGAACGACCATAGGCAGGGACAACGGCTGCTTTCGAAAAGCATCCTGGGATTAGTAGTTTCCAAAAACCGTAATTTCCCATTCCTATAAAAGGTACGCATGAATTTAAAAAACTACAAATCCCGCCATAACCAGACTTCCTCGTTCCGGGAATAAAATCGGAAGACTCCTGAACTACGCGTTCAAGCAAGCAATTAAGGGAAGCAAGTTAGTAGTAATTCGGTCCTCTTTCCTGTGACTATTTCGCCTCTGTCACGGAAGGTCCGCAGGAGAATCAAACTTCTTCCGTTTGAAAAGCTCTGCATATAAGAATATAAAATATTAGTCGTTCAGGAGAAGAGAGGAGCTGCTGCGGAACAGGATACGGTTGGAACAGTAGAGAAAGAAAACACCGGAGCATTAAATTAAAGACCGCCCTGAATTAAACAACcgcccatttttaaaaaccgaCTCTCGTTTATTAAGACTTAGGCCTACCAGAGGCTGAAACTCTTTACATACCGGAAGTGCCTTCGTCCTCATGTCCTCACGCTCTATGGTTCCGCTCAACCGAGAGCATTTCAGGGGTGGACTCAGTGAAGGTCGAGCTATCCTGGCGTCATGAAGGGAAGAACCGGAAGGCCCTTTCGCCGGCGGCGGAAGTCGGGAGGCGGCGCGGCTGCCGGCACTTCTAGCAGTTTCTAGAcggcgcgtgcgtgcgtgcacgcGGAGGGGGACGGCGCGGCATCGACgaggcagagttggggcggcggcggcggcggcggcaacgtGCTTTCCAGAGGCGTCGATGGCCAAGTGGGGAGAAGGGGACCCGCGCTGGATTGTGGAGCAGCGCGCGGACGCCACCAACGTCAATAACTGGCACTGGTAAGGGGTTGGGGAGCCGAAGTGCGCGCGCAGTCGGccgggaagggtttttttttgggggggggggggatcgtgtCTGTTGAAGGGTGTCCCCGCTCGCCCAGCCAGCTGCTGAGGCGTACCGTTGAGCGGTTGTCGCGCATGTTTTAGACCCGAGGACGGACAGGACGGTGCGTTTGGGGGATATCTTCGGTCGACCCTCGTCTGACTGGTCCTCGGGTACTTCTCTCCCCGCCTCGGTACCCCAAACCCGGTCTCGCCTGTCATTTCCACCGCAGGTGCCTCTGGGAAAATCCTTTGTGCTTTGGAATATGCGCCCGAGGATGGGGAGACGTCCCACACCCCGATCCTTCTTTGTGTTTCCTCGCCATCgaagccttctctctctctgcccccattTGCGAGTTCATGGAGCTGAATCCCAAGCAGATTCTTGATGAGCAAGTGTTGCCAACTGGCATTGGGAAAGGAGTCCTGCTTCGCTCGCACCTGCACCGGCACAGCGGCATTGAATGGCAACCCTGAATTCACTGTTTAGTCTTTTGTTGAGACTTTTGAGAGGTTGGCTTAAGACAGTAGACCAGGACTCGAATCTTATCCTGAGCTCACCTTCCATTCCCTGCTCAGGGAATGAAAAGTCTTGCTGCTTTTAATCCTAGCAGCATGTTATGTTTTTTCCTGTGCCGCTATCTAGTCATACAGGATTGACTTCCATAGCTGTGGGATGATTAGTTGTATAGATATCAAGATGTGAACTGTATGCATTTTATAGTAAAATTTTGGGGGTTGTGCTTGAACTTGGAGCTGTTCAACGACATTGCCTGGCAGAAGCTGATTAGTTTGTAACCGGGAAAAAAATGGTGATGCAGGCTGTGTCAAGCAAGCCTGTAATTTATTCTGCAGTAGACAAGTGAACTATGGGACAATAACAGTTGTTGCTATTGTTGCTAAATGGAACGTATATTCAGAGCTAGTGTACTCCATGTATATTTGTTTGATACATTTTTGGGGAAGACACTGCTGGAGGCATAGTCTAGATTTCGATTTTCTTGGTCTCATCTAGTAAGGCAGTTCTTCTATTCTCATGGGAGCTTGCTTGAACACCTTACAGATGGAATTTCTGCCATAACTATCTGGCCTTGAGCTGTGTACATAGAGTTCAGTTTGTTCATGTAGGTAATTTTAAATCTCCTTTTCTCCTGTTACAGACTCAGGGCAGTGCTTTTTGGCATATCATTGaaacctttttgtgtgtgtatgtaacaaTTGCCTGCTAGAATGGAAAACTGAATCTTGTTCTTGGTACCAGGAGCAAAAGATGCAGGGATGGTTGTAGAAAGAGCTCCTTGTAGTCACAAAAGCCCAAGCATGTTCACTCCTTGAAGATTAATCAATTTATTGTGCCATGATTTTTTGAGACCAGTAGAACTGATTGCTTTCAGGATTGATGCTTAGACTTGTCCTCCCTCTCAACATGGTATGTCTGCCACTTCCATCATGTACCTAACATTTTGGTACAGCCCAGTATTGTTCCTTGTAGAGTCAGACACCTGCTGTTCTTCACCACTGGACAGCTAGAAACATGGGTTCCATATTTCTTATGTGAACAGTGAGCCGCACCTATGTTTTGAAGTACGggatattatttttaaagagaaacagATAGAATGGGGTAAATAGCCAGACAGTTATACCACAGGGgaagcttttgtttgttttgaggctTGGTTGAGATCTTATTCAGACCTCTGCAGAGTATGTGCTTCTCACAGCCCCCAAGAGCTTTCCAGTGGCAGCTGCcgcctctcttcctcccctcagaAAAAACTTTAAACTGCCAAAAATGGGGACACAGGCAGCGCTAAGTGAGCCAGCAGCGCATTCTGCAGTAGTGAGCAAACTCTCTGTGTCCAACACCTAATACAGCGACACTCAGACTAAGACTTGAAAGGACACTTCACATTCAGAGCACACCAAACCAAATCTGTCTCAGATTGTTTAAGAATTATGGACTTAGTCTTTATGAGCTTGTCATGCATATTGTCTAGCATGTTCCTGCTAGTGCAGGTGAGCAAGCGTCTCAAACACTGGGGTAGATTATAATATAAACGCAATAACTTTGAGCCAAAACCCTTTGCCTACTGTATCATTTTCAGTTTTCTTCCACTTTTGCCTTGTGATTAAATTCTCTGCAGTGGTCAGACTTCAACAGAATCCAGTCGATTGGCTAGACCTACACGCCCTGATGATGGGAAACCACTGGGATTGGCTACTCACTAATAGTGTTAATGATCTCATTCTCAGATTTCCAGGtagtttttacattttaaaaaagggaccgTCTGTTTGATTTTGACCTGGCACTCCAGCTGCATTTATACTGAACTGAGGCATGGCCATCCAAGTACTATTCTTGTGCCTGGCTCAGAAGACAGCATGGCTTCTCTCTTAAGATTTAGGATTATGTGGCATGCATACATAATAACAAAACTTGTGTAACTCAAGCCTGAGTCTACTTTATGGTAATGCCACATAGGCAAGTTGTCAaccaaaacatatttttccttgaAGCCAATCATTATATTCCTTTCTGATGGTCTAATATAAATTATTTCTAAATAAGTTGTCCCTGTCTGGATGTGTGCCTTAATTCTCAAGGCAGGTCCTGATTGTCTAGCTATTCTTTGTCTGTAATACTAACAGATACAGGAGGGACTTTTATTATATCAGAAATAAAAGTGGGAAGAGTTCTTGGCCATGATTAGACTCCTTCTGTTTATAAATGAGACATTCCTGTCTCTATTTAATTACTTGACAGAGTGGTGGGAACTGAAGGAAATATGGAGAAATTATGCGAATAGAAATGGAAGTAAATCTGATTTGACCAATAAAACCCTGTTTGACTTGGATTATACATAACAGAATGTGGGTGTGCTGGGTAAAGTATACTTAATAATCTTGATCACTCTCTTCCAAGATTATGCCAGGAAGGTTCCCTAAATTCATTCTAGAAGGTGTTGCATTTCAAGCTATGGTTAGACAAATAAGCTCAGTGGGAGGAAAAGCGTGTGtgtaaaacattttacaataagGAAGAGTAGAATGTTGACTATGTATTACTGAATTTTCAATCTGAATTACTGAATTTTCAATCTTTCTCTTCTTAGGACTGAAAGAGATGCATCTAACTGGTCGACAGAGAAGCTGAAAGTCCTGCTTCTGTCGGTTAGAGCAGAGAATGAAGAGGGATCTTGCGAAGTGTCAGAAGTGAGTAAGCTGGATGGAGAGGCCTCTATAAACAACCGCAAAGGAAAGCTAATTTTCTTCTATGAGTGGAATATCAAGCTAGCTTGGACAGGTGAGTTGAGTGTGAGTTCTCATTCAGTATATTGAATTGTCACAGAGCAGAATGCCTTCTAAAGATTTATCAAAGAATTAGGCGAGAATGATCATCCTGGAATTTGGAGGACATCAGAACCTGCCAGGAGTTGATTTTAGGAAAGTGAAATAGAGTCAAGCCTTAATTTAATCACTATGCTGCTGTCTATAGGCGTCGCAACGACAGGTGTGAAGAATAAGGGGCATGTGGAGATTCCCAATCTTTCAGATGAAAATGATATTGACGATATTGAGGTAAGTTCAGTTAGTATTGCTGTCTACTACTTCATTTGACCACACTGCTGAATAGTTCTGTGTTTTGCAGTAGCTGGGAATTGATGCATGTTCttatagatagctttaaaagggtattAGGCAGATTCATGGCTTCAAGTCATGACAGCTAAAGGGAACATCCACATTCAGATGCACTAAGCCCCTCAAGTGCCCTGAGGagtttccctccaaaattataaGCACCTGTCTCTTCAGGGTCTGAGCAACCATATCTCTGTATATAATTGAGCAAGCCTAGAAGGTGGAGATGACTCACTTCTAGCCAGTCACCAggcacaactcacttccagccaatcttcATACATGGCTCACTTCACTTCAAGCCAATCGACATGCACAACTTACTTCCAGCCAGTTGCCATGCCCACacagcttgggggcggggcttacgCAGCCAATTagccgtggtggcaggggctgatgggaattgtggtccatgaacatctggagaaacgcaggttgcagacccctgacctagtcagAGTGAGAATAGTTAACATTGTGACTATTGTGATCTCATGAGGGAATTTTTCCTTCTTAGATCAGCGTTTCTCTTGCCAAAGATGAGCCAGACACCAACCTGCTAGCCTTGATGAAAACAGAAGGTGTAAAAAAGATCGCCAGTGCTTTGGAAACTTACATCAGCACTCTGAAAACAGGTACGCATATAGTGTAAGAGTAACTGTAGAGACATTTTGCTAGAGGTTTTCTCTGTAGCTTTCAAATGTAGAACAGATAATAGTTGCCATTTCCACTTCTGTGAGAATATGTTTGTCGGGGACAGACTACTTCTCTCAAGTGTTCAGTGTCCAAGTATTTGACtccttaggcccgtggtggcgaacctttggcactccagatgttatggactacaattcccatcagcccctgccgcctctcagctggcaggggctgatgggaattgtagtccataacatctggagtgccaaaggtttgccaccactgccttaggctgTCTTCAGCAACTTAAGTAGTTGTACTGTATAGTTTCTCATCTTGTTTACAAGAAAACAGTTCCGAGACCAACATGTGCTGGTGAAACCTGAAATGGTAGAGGGCAACTAAGTAAAAGACAATTCTGATGcagaaaaacataagaacatataagaacataagaacaagccagctggatcagaccaaagtccatctagtccagctctctgctactcgcagtggcccaccaggtgcctttgggagctcacatgtaggatgtgaacgcaatggccttctgcggctgttgctcccaatcacctggactgttagggcatttgcaatctcagatcaaagaggatcaagattggtaacatTTTCTACATAACTGCACTGTTCTGGGTTGCCTGCAAGGAGTGCTTTTGCAACCTTATGTGTGAGAAGAGGATGTGCCTGTCCATTAGTGCCTCTATTCAGACTTGATCCAGGTGTAAGGGGTGAACATGGCACTGTCCAGCTCTCCTTTTTTGTTattactacagtggaacctcggttttctcCAGTAATCCATCTGGCGACTATCGGCAAAAACCAAGGCTATGCTGTCTGCGCAGGCGCAATGCAAACAGTGCAGCGAATTTACACAAAAGTTGCCTCGGATTTCGTTGGCAAGCCAACGAAATCTGAAGCAACCAACGAAATCCAGGGTAAAAAACGGCTGGCAACAATTGGCGCAAACCGAAATCGGCAAAAACCGATGTTgccgaaaaccgaggttccattgtatgAATCTTTGCCAGTAGTTACTGATTTTTATGAGGGGATCTCACTTTCTATGTATTGACAATACCAGAATTATCTGCACTTCTGACTTGGGAAAGCCATATAAAGTTTTGTTTCATATTCTTAAGGAATTGGTTTCAGCCTACAGTCTGTATCAGAATGTATGTTTTGAATATGTGGAATGTATTGAAGGATTAATTGTTTATGCAAATCAAGTATATTTCTGGGGGTAGCAGGTCCCCTAGTTCATGTCCTGTTTGCACCAGAGGAACAGGACTTTCTTGGTGCTCTGTCCTGTTTGTGGATATTTCTTCAGATGATGAACCTGAAATTGCCTTATGCCTTGGAGATAGTTTCCTTAACTCTTTTAAATATATCACGACCTTGAAATTTTATTAATTCCTGTTTTCATGGAATTTCTGTTTTAAATTTCATCATCTACCCTAGCAGCCATGCTTATAAATTAAATGTATGATCTTACTATTCCATACAAGCAGTCTAAGACAGATTACGTCCTTTCAGAGTTTACCCAAGGCATGATCCTGCCCACAGTGAATGGTGAACAGTCAGAACCAACCCCTCTTCCTGTGCATAAACCTGAAGAGCGCAAGGTGAGCCAAACCGTTTCTGGGTGCATATGGGCCTGTAGCTAACCACATTCTGAAAACCTATGAGTATTTAGGTTTTCTTAAGAGGGAGTGGCAAATTTATACCAATTCATTGgtataatttataccccaccatagATTGCTACTAGGCTATAGGTCCTTTTGGAACCCTTTGgaacaaatgggggtggggattgagtgAGCTGCAACAGAAGGAGGGAATCAGAAATTGCCATAATCTTTTAAGAAAACCTGAGGCCACTTATATTTTTGGAGCTGTGTGATTGGCTATAGGCCCTTGTTTTAAGTAAGATAAGCTGAGTTGGATAGTCTCACCAAATGTGTTCCACATTTCCTTATTTTGAAGTAATAAAAAACCATCTATTTCCACACATCTGTTTGGAAGCAAATCTATCAGGCTAAGCCTTTCACAGCAGTATAAGAcacatgtttaaaaatgtgtttagtATGTTACTTCCTTATATCTATACATCTAAATGTGCCCCCTTCGtgcagatacctaaatctgcagatatGCTGCACGCTGATCCCCAGCAGGTTTCTTTGCAGAATCAGGGGACCCcctgggtctgcagaaaaatccaaaaaatagaaaaacaaacaaatgggtATAAATCCCTCCAAACTAATAAAGCTTTGGTGGCTGCAACCAACCCTCCTGGTCAAGAGGCAGTttctctggaccaggggtctgcaacctgtgactctctagatgttcatggattacaattcccatcagcccctgccagcctcctggcaagggctggtgggaattgtagtccatgaacatctggagagccacaggttgcagacccctgttctggacCAACAGGGATGCCAGCACCCACTCAGGCTCATCAAATCCagcttgtgtttgtgtgtctgggTGGGGATGGCAGGCAAACCCAGAGCAACTTCAGACTCATCCAGTCTGGCCTGTGGGGCAGTGGTCTTAGTAGGTTGAATGGGGTGCGAGCAGGGAGCGGGGGCAGGGGAATGGGATTCTCCACCTCAAGTTTCATGTGCCCCCACCTGTGTACATGTGAAACACACTTTGGTCGCAATGGGTAAATCAGTATATAAAATGCCACTGAGTAGTGAACTCTGTTTCCCAGGCATGTGTGTATGACTGGAAGTTAATCCATATTTTTCAGGTAGTAGAACTAATGCAGACTTCTCAGGGCTTCCACTGTAGTTGTCTTGAAGATTGGCGAATTGATGGAGTAAGGAAAGAGTGTGTCTGATTCTCAAGGTAGCTGTGACAGACACTTGTGACATCTGCAGTGGTTAACGGGTGGATTCTTCTCTGTAACAGTGCTGTagcaattaaaatacattttgatgTTTATCTAGGCCTCCGAACCTGCTACCAGCAATGCACTTAAATCTAAATCAGTAGGAGTCAAAATTCCTACCTGTAAGATACATTTGAAGGACGTTTTCTTAACATCTCCTGATGAGCTGTACAGAGTATTCATTACACAAGAGGTAAGTCAGCTAATGTGTATCTAGCGGTGTAGCTATCTTTGCTCAACAATTTTTATCACTCACAATCTTTTATCACATTCAACAAGAAATGTCTCCTGGCTACAGAAGATGAATATTCCCCGAAGTGTATTTCCACTTCCTGTTTTACTGTGAGAGAGACTGACCgcctgctttctgcagcagaagGAGACTGTCCCTCAGTAGTGAAACCCTCCCTTCTTTCACAGCTCAAGAAGAGAATTTCTTTCCCTCACTGCCCCTTGTGGCAGAGCTCCTTATTTCAGAAGGTTCCCACCCCAGCTGATCACCATCTGTCACTGTATCTCCTCTCCCCTCTTGTTACAGTCAATGATTGTCTAGATCACACTGTCCTAGACCTTGATTATAGGCACTTTGGGGTGTTTACACATTCTGAAGATCCCTTTATATTCTGGGGTTTTCCCCaccttagattttaaaaaaattatactatTTATAGTACACCTTTCTCATTTGGGCTAAAGGTGGATATCACAGAAtgaatcaatacaatcaatagaTGGAACATTTAATCATCAGATCCATAGGATTAGGGTTGCAGAACCATGCAGAAGTCTATATCATACTCTGATGATGTACTCAAGCCTCTTTGGTGTCTAGCTTTTCAAACCTTTAActgttaaaactactgccacttTCCTGGTACTTGAGTCAGTAATCATGAGGAAGCTTCGTTGTGATGCAACCAAATTTTACTTGACAGATGTATGTGACatagaataaaaagaaaagaataaaatgtagCAGCAAATACAAGACCCCTGTGACTGACACAGACATTCTGTCAGACTCTCTAGACACACAGGCGCAGACTTTTCTTCTCCACTCTTCACGCTTACAGCAACAGGCCCCTCCATCCTTCAACTGTTCCTACTGCATGTGCAAAATCGAATTCCTTCCACTCGCTCATTGGCTTACTGGCCCAGCAATGCAAGCCATCCCTTCTCTTGTTCTTGCCAGCATTTACCACGTCACTCTTACACTTTCATCAAATCCAGAGAAGGTCACACCCTCCAAGAATTATATTGATAAGTATGAACCACTTCTATGTGTTGCAGTAGGTTTTATATATATTCTTACAGTTGCTTGTCTCCAAATACGTTCCCCTCAGAGCTGATGGTTTAGAAGATGCATTTTTCATATTCCCCATTTTTGAAATGGCATCTTTCTTCTTCATAATCTCTAGTGGGATGCAGGAATCACTGTCAACGTTCTGGAATGCTGGAATTAAAACCGCTATCCCAGTAATTTGAGCTGTTGGTTCACCTAATGGACTGGAAGTCATGATTTATTTAGTGCAAGAAGTCACCTTGATACTGGACTGATTAGCTCATTTTTCTCTGCAGCTGGTGCAGGCTTTTACTCACTCGCCTGCTGTCATGGAGGCCGATAAAGGAGGAAGATTCCAGCTACTGGGTGGCAGTGTGACTGGGGAGTTCACTGAACTGGTAAGAAGAGGCTGTTGTGCGTTCATGTGTTGCCTGAAGTGCCTTCCCATCTGCCTTATGATCCATGTGCTGCAGTATCTCACTGACTTCTCAAGTCATTGTCCTTGGCGCAAACCTCTTCTGCAGAATATAGGTGGACAATGTTGTTTCTGTGCCAGTAATCCGTGGCAGTTTATAAACTCCCAGTGTGTTTTGAGAATAAATCAAGTTCTGCTTGGCCATGCCTACCTGACTTGTTGATCCATGCTCAGACTTGTATCCCATATAGCGTTTCTGCTTGCTCAAGGGTTTCTGAGCAAGCAGAATCACAAGGCGGTCATTACAAGAATCTCTTGTGCTCATTTCTGCTTTCACAAGACCTAGTGCAAGGTAAATTTCAACAAGCTGCTTACCTGCCCCTGTGACGACCTTCTTTGATTAGATCACAGCTCCAAACTGAACTGTCTTGACTATGACAAATAGCCTTTTGGTTTTTATACACAGCAACTTGGATTGGTAACAAAAAATAAGAACTTGAGTTTACGTTGGTTCTTGTGCAGTGCCATTGGTGAATGGATTGACATTAAGTAAAACTTCTGTCCAGTGGGACCCAATCTTTGGTGATTTGTTATGGGTGAAAACCAGTGGCAAGTGAAATTTATGCACCGAGACTGGAAAAACTCCACATAGGATCTTAGTTTTGTTTAGATTGCTGTGGTTTCAACTGATCTAAAGCAGCTGTTGAGCATCTTAAGACTTTTGTTTACATTTCCTGAAACAGCAGCAAGTATTTCATTATTCTTAATAATAATATTCTGAGCATTTCTCAATTtagtaatgtagtggttaagagcaatggactgtaTTCTGGAGAACCTCGTTTGTTTTCTggactcccccacatgaagcttgctgggtgactttgggccagtcacagttttctcagaactctctcagcctcacttacccttaccaggtgcctgttggggagcatgattgttagctgctttgagacttccttattgtggagaaaagtggggtataaaagccaactcttctcttTAGTATGCAAATAGGAATTTGCCTAATAGCTACATTTTCCTACCTTTTCAGGTTCCTGAGAAACAGATTGGGATGAAATGGAGATTTAAATCATGGCCTGAGGGTAAGTAATTCTC contains these protein-coding regions:
- the AHSA1 gene encoding activator of 90 kDa heat shock protein ATPase homolog 1, which encodes MAKWGEGDPRWIVEQRADATNVNNWHWTERDASNWSTEKLKVLLLSVRAENEEGSCEVSEVSKLDGEASINNRKGKLIFFYEWNIKLAWTGVATTGVKNKGHVEIPNLSDENDIDDIEISVSLAKDEPDTNLLALMKTEGVKKIASALETYISTLKTEFTQGMILPTVNGEQSEPTPLPVHKPEERKASEPATSNALKSKSVGVKIPTCKIHLKDVFLTSPDELYRVFITQELVQAFTHSPAVMEADKGGRFQLLGGSVTGEFTELVPEKQIGMKWRFKSWPEGHFATIHLTFNDQAGETEVCLEGKGIPANEEERTREGWQRYYFESIKQTFGYGARLL